The DNA sequence CCACTTGAACAGATTCAAGTTCATTTTACCCTCAGTCACAGTCTTAGAGGCTATGATATTTTGGTTGTAGTTAAAATTTGAGTGTTTACGGCGTGTCATTTACAATGCTAAGCATTCTACTGCATTGGCCTCCTATAAAAACAACTCTAGGAAATAGATGTTACTTCATtttacaagagaaaaaacaaaggttTAGAAAGGTCATTTAAGACAATATGGCTAAAAATTACCAGGACTCAAACTCCTGTCTCTCCAGCTCCAAAGCCTTGCCCTTTATGAACAGAACCAATAGTGTTGAAGTTAACCTTCACAGATTGAAATTCAAATGTAGTGTCGTTGCTAGATGGAAGGTAATTACTAGCAACCTTTACACACAGTTCTTAAGGTGTCTTTAAGTAGAAGACCTTagatttttccagttttgatGTCCCCTACCATAAGACCCACTTGCCTGAGACAGTCTTGGTTTATACCCGTTTCCTAACAACTAGTGATAGTGTCCCCATTCATTTTCAGAGGTATTGCAATTTAGATAATGATGTGGTCCCCTACCCATCATTCTTCCTGAATTCTCTTCAGATTAACATGGAGACCGGTGTTTCATTGTACCGAATacggtttggtttgtttttatccaCCACTCTCTTCTGCACCCACCCAATTTATCCATATGTTAGTTTTGGTTTTATAGTGACCAAACGAATTTATCAGCATGGTTTGCTTAATTTAGTCAACAGTTAAGATTTTATCACACTTACTCTACATCCTTTCTGCTGAAACATTTCAAGAAATTGACACTTTATCCCGTTGTACTTCAGTAGCCAtctctaaaaaaatgtttctaagttTTTGTGAACCTGTCCAGAAACCACAGGAACCTTTTGCAGTATGAGTCCTCACTCCTGACATacaatttgattttcatttgtcaGATTCTCTTAAGGAGGGATGTGCCTGTAATTGTGTACTAGTGTAATGCTTCTTGGGTGTGCAGGACACAGCCAAAGAGCAGTCCTGGCCACGTGACCACACGTAACCcgtgttcccttttcttttggcaGTGCACGATCTGATTTTCTGGCGAGATGTGAAGAAGACTGGCTTTGTCTTTGGCACCACACTGATCATGCTGCTCTCCCTGGCGGCCTTCAGCGTCATCAGTGTGGTTTCTTACCTCATCCTGGCTCTTCTCTCTGTCACCATCAGCTTCAGGGTCTACAAGTCTGTCATCCAAGCTGTACAGAAATCAGAAGAGGGCCATCCGTTCAAGTGAGTGGAAGTATCACAAGTAACACTTGACAGTTTAGAGAAGGGGTTGGCCGAGGCTGGGCAGGTCGACCAATCAGACCTGACTACGAGAAGAATTATAGGGCCTGATGCAGCTGACCCCTTGCGTGAACATCAACTAGAAACCTTGTCACTTCAAAAGGGACCAAGTTAAGGAGCCAGGAACTTTTTGACAAACTAGGGGCTCACACTTGAAGATCAAAGAAGACTGTCTGAATTCCTGAGCAGGGCCTCCAGGACAGCACCCAGTTAGATGGGGTCCCAAGGACACGCTTAAGATCCCTATTACAGTTAaatctttttgtttggttttgggtttggttttgattttttaaacattttttatttaaattcaattaattaacatatagtgtattattagtttcagaggtagaggtcagtgattcatcagtcttatatcacacccagtgctcattacatcacgtgcctgccttaatgtccatcacccagttaccccatccccccacccccctcctcccataTAGTTAAACCTTAAAACAACTTTGAAATCTCAGTATTGAGGCTGTGCTCTTGGCAATATCAGAATTTGATATGTTTGCTCTTAGTCTTATTACTGATTTCCTTCTTATCtctcctttagtttttctttttctttcccccctttagTTTTCTTAATACCGGGAGCAAGTCTTGAGGTCGATAGGTCATGCATTTCTAGAATCCACTCACTAGCTTTTCTGACTGTGCTGTAACTTTAACAGATGTTTTCCTCACACTATTCCTCTTGGAAATCTTAACCCATAAAcaattttaatatttgcaaatgatactttTTTCAAAACCTTTTCCTCATAGGGAAAGAAACTCTTATGTGACCTCTCAAGACTATGACAGAATAGGTGTCTGGCTGCAGCTCTggtccttttattttcttgtgatgaaacTAGAAGACAATTTAAACTATATGTGGCAGTTAAAAAGTTATCGCAAATTAATTTTAACAGATCAGTAGCTGTTCACTGAGTGAATAAATGTGACTTTTGCCACAAGCTCAGATGTCTTAGCAGGACACCCTCTTCTGCAGGACACTGTTGGGGATTCTAAAATGTGTTTTGTCAAGTTGAATGAATTACGCCAtctaatttttataacttttgtatttggtagtaaatattttcttaataaatagaaaggaaagcATGCCTGttcctttcctatttttcccACAAGACTATAGACTCTTTAAGGCAAAAGCAGCCTTCTCTTTCCTGATATGCCAGCACATAGCAGAGGGGCTGAACTCAGTAGGCCCTCAGTAAGTACTGAGTGAATAAACAAGTTATGAGCACATGGCTGCATCTCAGTTCTGTAGTGCATCTGCGAACAGAACCCAAGTCCTTCTGTCTTTTTCTATAGTTGTCCACCCTGGCAAACTCAGTGTCTCtaccctcctttttcttttgttaacaaatattttataatgcctATTTTATCATTTCGAAATGAAATTCATAGATATCtataaacaaaatttcaaaaatagacTATAATTGTAATATAAAGGAATGATAAGATAGAAGGTCATTcatagtaaaataatatatattccagTCAGTATTTAACTGCTTGGACATGactacacacacacgcacacacaaaacaGTAAAGACATTAGATACTTGTACTTAGATGTGTAATCTCCAGTACAGATACGATTTTCCAAAGTCGTGTAAAATATCTCTGTAAAAGTTTAGCATAAACAAAATACAGTCTTTTTAGAAAATTCAGGATATGTTAAAGCTGGGAAAAATACCTTGTTTTTATATGTTCTTGGATTTTGATAATTACAAATGTGTTTACCTTCATGAATATCCTATGAGGCAATAAAAGCTATGCAGGGCATAGGACAAGTCTTTATTATGTATGAAGACATCTGGCATTCTTGTCTCTGCCCGCAGGAAGACAGCggtgccctctccccaccccatgacAGCAAAACATGCCCCTACACGTCTCTAAAATGTGCCCTTGGGGGAATTTCACACTCTAAATAACTGCTCTACTAATAGAAAGAGATCTTCCTTGTCAAACGTGTGactgttgtttcttcttttggaaGAGCCTACCTGGATGTAGACATTACTCTGTCCTCAGAAGCTTTCCATAATTACGTGAATGCTGCCATGGTGCACATCAACAGAGCCCTGAAACTCATTATTCGTCTCTTTCTGGTGGAAGATTTGGTTGACTCCTTAAAGGTTAGTTGCTTCTACAGTCTTTGGTGGTGAGGCTGAGGAAAACCGGGGACTAGGTTATAATTGAGAGGAAAAATAGTAAATAGGATTTTATCACACAAAAACAAATGTATGCTTATCTCAGTCAACCTGTGAAAAGTGGGGATAGGAGTCAGTGGAGAAGACATGTCCTACACCTGTAGAACTAAGTGCCCTCCCAGCAAGGGCAGCGTCATTGACAGAAATGCAGTCGGTCTGTCTTTGAGCTTAAGAAAACTACAGAGTTCTCTGATGCACCCTGCACATATATGGTGCAGACGAGGTGTGACCTTCGTTGTGAAATTACAGTTATGTATGGCATACATCACGAAATGTATGCAGACTTAATTGGCAAGAGGAGAATGGCAGCAGTTAACCTAAATTTCGCATTATGATTATTCTTGCTTAACCCTCTGGTGTTGGCCTTCACAGCTGGCTGTCTTCATGTGGCTGATGACCTATGTCGGTGCCGTTTTCAATGGAATCACCCTTCTGATTCTTGGTAAGGTGACAAG is a window from the Ursus arctos isolate Adak ecotype North America unplaced genomic scaffold, UrsArc2.0 scaffold_23, whole genome shotgun sequence genome containing:
- the RTN3 gene encoding reticulon-3 isoform X2; translation: MAEPSAATQSPSVSSSSSGAEPSAPGGGSPGSCPALGAKSCGSSCAVHDLIFWRDVKKTGFVFGTTLIMLLSLAAFSVISVVSYLILALLSVTISFRVYKSVIQAVQKSEEGHPFKAYLDVDITLSSEAFHNYVNAAMVHINRALKLIIRLFLVEDLVDSLKLAVFMWLMTYVGAVFNGITLLILAELLIFSVPIVYEKYKTQIDHCVGIARDQTKSIVEKIQAKLPGIAKKKAE